The following are encoded together in the Candidatus Methylacidiphilales bacterium genome:
- a CDS encoding DUF4159 domain-containing protein gives MNKAKYRARQKTSNPESLQKTTGEPEFSMYAGVPSHEEVLLGHSLDEPGHPPMTGFDEIKNTDAYKRTMEEIAGGLEHIEMLTRRNFLKLSTQVAGGVALSSLAGLMATASTARGEKTVETGKFVFPRLQFVTVDGTGKHWDISPQGDAVLRRELKRLTNINVSMEPKIVRLSDFDEMCLNPFVFMTAGGSFRLPPNEEKNLHEFLERGGFILADDCMGVGGGNDTDAFFRCYSDLINKLYPDNPMRKIPYDHEIFHNYFDFPEGCPHMQGIPHGAYGLFEPGTGRIMTWLSAGDIHCGWCFAWFTPEKNTQAIKMGINIIIYFLSH, from the coding sequence ATGAACAAAGCCAAATATCGTGCCAGACAGAAAACGTCCAATCCGGAAAGTCTTCAAAAAACAACCGGAGAACCGGAATTTTCCATGTACGCAGGCGTCCCCTCTCACGAGGAGGTTTTGCTGGGACATTCTTTGGACGAACCCGGCCATCCGCCGATGACCGGCTTCGATGAAATCAAGAACACGGATGCTTATAAACGCACGATGGAAGAAATTGCAGGCGGCCTGGAACATATCGAAATGCTCACCCGCCGTAATTTTCTCAAATTGAGCACACAGGTGGCGGGCGGCGTCGCACTCTCATCGCTTGCGGGGTTGATGGCGACTGCTTCGACAGCGCGGGGTGAAAAAACGGTTGAAACCGGCAAATTCGTATTCCCGCGCCTGCAGTTTGTCACCGTGGATGGCACGGGGAAACATTGGGACATCAGCCCGCAAGGCGATGCCGTTTTGCGGCGTGAATTGAAACGGCTGACGAATATCAATGTCAGCATGGAGCCGAAAATCGTACGGCTCAGCGACTTCGACGAGATGTGCCTGAATCCGTTTGTGTTCATGACCGCGGGCGGTTCGTTCCGGCTGCCGCCCAATGAGGAGAAGAATCTCCATGAATTTCTCGAACGCGGCGGATTTATTCTGGCCGACGACTGCATGGGCGTGGGAGGCGGCAACGATACGGATGCATTCTTCCGGTGTTATTCGGATTTGATCAACAAGCTTTATCCTGACAACCCGATGCGCAAGATCCCGTATGACCATGAGATTTTCCATAACTACTTTGATTTCCCGGAAGGCTGTCCGCACATGCAAGGCATTCCCCATGGCGCGTATGGGTTGTTTGAACCCGGCACCGGTCGGATCATGACCTGGTTGAGCGCGGGGGATATTCATTGCGGCTGGTGTTTCGCCTGGTTTACTCCTGAAAAGAACACGCAGGCGATCAA